From a region of the Paenibacillus segetis genome:
- a CDS encoding 50S ribosomal protein L25: MSMNHQTLHLNAVQRTEFTSASLRQLRQSGRVPGVVYGEKAGSQAIHVDAKELNKVARTGRSEFFELKVDDGSSFPALIKEVQQQNGKWVHVDFQQVAKNKPIRVKIPLHYIGTAEGTKGAGALQVQATELEVEGLPDALPSGLNIDVTSLGIGDKLVAADVSLPEGVTLLSSGEELLASIITTRGEAADTSDEEEAAETSDDSKNQE; encoded by the coding sequence ATGAGTATGAATCATCAAACTTTGCATTTGAATGCTGTGCAAAGAACGGAGTTTACTAGCGCTTCGCTTCGCCAATTGAGACAAAGCGGACGTGTCCCGGGTGTTGTGTATGGTGAGAAAGCGGGAAGTCAAGCGATTCATGTGGATGCGAAGGAGCTTAATAAGGTGGCGCGCACGGGTCGCTCAGAGTTTTTTGAATTGAAGGTGGACGATGGAAGTAGCTTCCCAGCGTTGATCAAGGAAGTTCAGCAACAGAACGGGAAATGGGTACATGTTGATTTTCAGCAGGTAGCTAAGAATAAACCCATTCGCGTCAAAATACCGCTGCATTATATCGGTACAGCCGAAGGTACAAAGGGAGCGGGTGCACTCCAAGTACAAGCTACGGAACTTGAAGTTGAAGGGTTACCAGATGCACTACCATCTGGCTTGAACATAGATGTGACTTCACTCGGAATCGGGGATAAGCTTGTAGCGGCAGATGTGTCGCTTCCTGAAGGAGTCACCTTGTTGTCTTCTGGAGAAGAACTACTGGCTTCGATTATTACGACTCGCGGAGAAGCTGCAGATACGAGTGATGAGGAAGAAGCTGCTGAAACCAGTGACGATAGCAAGAATCAGGAGTAA
- the ppk1 gene encoding polyphosphate kinase 1: MTLMEMNGSRYLNRDLSWVEFNRRVLQEAKDPSTPLLERAKFLSIVSSNLDEFISVRLAGIQDQIRAGYTKKDFTGYTPAGLYKRLNSRISGMVAEQYRTFRDLSRQLSKENIMFLNYEDLNVTQRKSMEKYYHDIIFPVLTPMAVDQSRPFPLVHTGFVYLSVVLKRTEFTSDKEEPYFAIVQIPSNLSRCIPLPRHMNSKKQSFILIEELIRHHIQSLFSGYTPLAVDEFRLTRNADLTIDEDGAEDLLEEIEKELRKRRWGAPVRLEIQKGIHPYALEMLEEEFEVTDSVFEIDGPLDLSFLSKLSSVIKGNQKLRYPQIEPVYPLEFEENDNFFEVITKKDVLVYHPYESFDAVTDFIIQASEDPSVMAIKMTLYRVSGNSPLIKALASAAESGKQVTVVVELKARFDEERNIAWARTLEKAGCHVVYGLIGLKTHAKILLVVRQEGQDLKRYVHIGTGNYNDITAQLYTDIGLFTTDTAIGEDASELFNLITGYSSADRWQALTPAPTDMKDKLFALIRREAEHAAAGRPAKIIAKMNSLSNQEMIDELYEASQAGVNIDLIIRGVCCLRPGIKGLSELITVRSIVDRFLEHSRIYYFENGGKPEVWISSADWMTRNLTRRLELMCPVYKNDTRDIIVQILMLSLADNVKAKRLVQNGKYEAVTNDLPPCRSQFAALDINKWKKIPTSNLS; this comes from the coding sequence ATGACGTTAATGGAAATGAACGGCTCTCGATATTTGAATCGGGATTTAAGTTGGGTCGAGTTTAATAGACGTGTTCTGCAAGAAGCTAAAGACCCCAGTACACCACTACTAGAGCGAGCCAAATTTTTGTCCATTGTTTCAAGTAATCTGGATGAATTTATAAGCGTACGTTTAGCAGGTATTCAGGACCAGATCCGGGCAGGATACACCAAAAAAGATTTTACTGGATACACGCCCGCTGGTTTGTACAAGCGTCTCAATTCGCGTATTTCAGGAATGGTTGCTGAGCAATATCGAACTTTTCGAGATTTGTCCAGACAACTTAGCAAAGAAAATATTATGTTTCTAAATTATGAAGATCTTAATGTAACGCAGCGTAAATCGATGGAAAAATACTATCACGATATTATTTTCCCCGTCCTTACTCCTATGGCCGTAGACCAAAGCCGTCCTTTTCCATTGGTTCATACGGGATTTGTGTATCTTTCGGTCGTATTGAAACGTACTGAATTTACATCTGACAAAGAGGAACCTTATTTCGCCATTGTACAAATCCCATCGAATCTCTCAAGATGTATTCCTTTACCTCGTCATATGAACAGCAAGAAGCAATCTTTTATTCTCATTGAAGAACTAATTCGTCATCATATTCAATCGTTGTTTAGTGGATATACGCCACTTGCTGTAGATGAATTCCGACTGACACGTAATGCCGATCTAACTATTGATGAAGACGGTGCAGAGGACTTGTTAGAGGAGATCGAAAAGGAACTACGGAAACGCCGCTGGGGAGCTCCGGTACGGCTGGAGATTCAGAAGGGGATTCATCCTTATGCGCTAGAAATGCTAGAGGAAGAATTCGAAGTGACCGATTCTGTGTTTGAAATTGATGGGCCGCTAGATTTGAGTTTCCTTAGTAAACTTTCATCCGTAATTAAGGGAAACCAAAAACTACGGTATCCGCAGATTGAACCCGTCTATCCGCTTGAATTCGAAGAAAATGATAATTTTTTCGAGGTTATCACAAAAAAAGATGTTCTAGTCTATCACCCTTACGAAAGCTTTGATGCAGTTACGGATTTCATCATTCAAGCTTCCGAAGACCCGTCCGTTATGGCAATCAAAATGACCCTATATCGAGTTAGTGGAAATTCTCCACTAATAAAAGCGCTCGCCAGTGCTGCCGAGTCGGGTAAACAAGTGACCGTAGTCGTTGAGCTCAAAGCTAGGTTCGATGAAGAAAGAAATATTGCATGGGCACGTACACTTGAGAAAGCTGGTTGTCATGTTGTATATGGATTAATAGGACTTAAAACTCATGCCAAAATTCTGCTCGTTGTCCGTCAGGAAGGCCAGGATTTGAAGCGTTATGTTCATATAGGAACTGGCAATTATAACGATATTACTGCACAACTTTATACCGATATCGGGTTATTCACCACAGATACCGCAATCGGGGAGGATGCATCTGAACTATTTAACCTGATTACAGGTTATTCATCGGCAGATCGTTGGCAGGCCCTAACACCAGCTCCAACCGACATGAAGGACAAGTTATTTGCACTCATCCGTCGTGAAGCCGAACATGCTGCAGCCGGTCGTCCTGCTAAGATCATCGCGAAAATGAACTCCCTGTCCAATCAGGAAATGATCGATGAATTATATGAAGCTTCACAAGCAGGGGTCAATATTGACCTCATCATACGTGGTGTTTGCTGTCTTCGCCCTGGAATTAAAGGGTTGAGCGAGTTGATCACCGTGCGAAGCATTGTTGACCGCTTCCTTGAGCACTCTCGGATCTATTATTTTGAGAACGGTGGTAAACCTGAGGTTTGGATATCAAGCGCGGATTGGATGACACGAAACTTAACAAGACGTCTTGAACTCATGTGTCCCGTGTACAAAAATGATACACGAGACATTATCGTTCAAATTCTGATGCTCTCATTAGCGGACAACGTTAAAGCGAAGCGATTGGTTCAGAACGGTAAATATGAAGCTGTTACAAACGACTTGCCACCTTGCCGCAGTCAGTTTGCAGCTCTAGATATCAACAAGTGGAAGAAGATTCCAACTTCCAATCTAAGCTAA
- a CDS encoding Ppx/GppA phosphatase family protein, with amino-acid sequence MENNHTTIGIMDIGSNSIRLAIYEVTPRGDYRLINENKESARLSEKIKPDGRLEIGDIVQIVPILSQFHHICIQYECKEIRVAATAAIRNATNSQEIVDTLYQATGLQIEVLSGEKEAYYGFLGVVGGIEVQDGYIIDIGGGSTEITLFRNREWISSVSLPIGAVNSQLKYGGSPESWSDSDIVKLQDDIHDLLSEHQWMNSHPGLPLIGLGGSIRALGKLDQRRAKYPMPIAHHYLLERESIQHFAQLLPSLSLTKRKRMDGLSKSRADIIVPGVIILHTILQYIDASLCLVSGTGLREGLLLESLEQGLPAAAQVLPRQVNSLLAFHSTVQLSHLHQVHRFAEILLESLSQDHDPLARKLLYVASMLYKIGSGVRYHQYDKHTLYWLTHAPIAGLTHRENVMCAYIAGRLSGNGKGVNLGEYRSILEPTDPEFIGRLGSLLEIAVALDISETQVVEQMHAEIGDEKLMLTLKYRSQAPLEMKGLESAARNFKKIWKFSLDWKLESSSTC; translated from the coding sequence ATGGAGAACAACCATACGACGATTGGAATCATGGACATTGGATCCAACTCCATAAGATTAGCCATTTATGAAGTAACACCGCGTGGGGATTACCGCTTGATTAATGAGAACAAGGAATCCGCACGTTTAAGTGAAAAGATAAAGCCAGACGGAAGGTTGGAAATAGGGGATATTGTCCAAATTGTACCTATACTCAGCCAGTTTCATCATATTTGCATCCAATACGAATGCAAGGAAATTCGTGTGGCTGCTACAGCAGCTATTCGAAACGCTACGAATTCACAAGAGATTGTCGATACGCTATATCAAGCTACCGGTCTGCAAATTGAGGTTTTGTCTGGGGAGAAAGAAGCTTATTACGGCTTCTTGGGCGTTGTTGGCGGGATCGAGGTTCAGGATGGATACATCATCGATATCGGCGGAGGAAGTACAGAAATAACATTATTCCGTAATCGCGAATGGATCTCTAGCGTGTCTTTACCGATCGGTGCTGTGAACTCACAATTGAAGTATGGGGGAAGTCCCGAATCTTGGTCAGACAGCGATATCGTTAAGCTTCAGGATGACATACATGACTTACTTTCTGAGCATCAGTGGATGAATAGTCATCCGGGGTTACCGTTAATCGGACTAGGAGGGAGTATCCGTGCTCTCGGTAAATTAGATCAGCGAAGAGCCAAATATCCTATGCCGATCGCTCATCATTATTTGCTTGAGAGAGAAAGCATACAACATTTTGCACAGTTGCTCCCCTCTTTATCTCTAACTAAGCGTAAGCGGATGGACGGGCTCTCCAAGTCCCGTGCTGACATCATTGTTCCAGGTGTAATCATTCTACATACGATTCTGCAGTATATTGACGCTTCCCTATGTCTCGTTAGTGGGACGGGTCTTAGAGAAGGTCTGCTACTAGAATCCTTGGAGCAAGGCCTGCCAGCAGCTGCACAGGTTCTACCTCGTCAGGTAAATTCGCTGCTTGCATTCCATTCAACGGTTCAACTAAGCCATTTGCACCAGGTTCATAGATTCGCTGAAATACTGTTGGAGTCATTATCACAGGATCATGATCCATTGGCGAGAAAACTTCTCTACGTAGCTTCTATGCTCTATAAAATAGGTAGTGGAGTCCGGTATCACCAATATGACAAACATACGTTGTATTGGCTAACCCACGCCCCGATTGCAGGTTTAACACATCGTGAAAATGTGATGTGTGCTTATATTGCTGGACGTTTGTCCGGGAATGGTAAGGGTGTTAATCTGGGGGAATATCGAAGTATACTTGAACCCACGGATCCTGAATTTATTGGGAGATTAGGTTCGTTACTTGAAATAGCAGTTGCATTAGATATAAGTGAGACACAGGTTGTGGAGCAGATGCATGCGGAGATTGGAGATGAGAAGCTTATGCTTACATTGAAATACCGCAGTCAAGCTCCTCTAGAGATGAAAGGGCTTGAATCTGCGGCAAGGAATTTTAAAAAAATATGGAAGTTTAGCTTAGATTGGAAGTTGGAATCTTCTTCCACTTGTTGA
- the ptsP gene encoding phosphoenolpyruvate--protein phosphotransferase, translated as MLKIDGIAASPGVAIASAFRLEDPDFTVNRREVLDPEAELIRLDEALAKSEKELEAIKERTLQELGEKKAEIFESHLLILSDPELLTPVRDKISTEKICAEYALNETAQEFISMFENMKSDYLKERAADMRDVTKRVLIHLLELTYVNPTDIDQEVVVIAEDLTPSDTAQLNRKYVKGFATNIGGRTSHSAIMARSLEIPAVVGTKEVMSQVKSGDLIIVDGLDGTVIINPTPDLVEEYKAKREQHLQKIEEWKKLREVPTISTDGVHVELAANIGTPNDVTGVLENGGEGVGLYRTEFLYMGRTELPSEEVQFNSYKTVLEKMDGKPVVVRTLDIGGDKELSYLEMPKEMNPFLGFRAVRLCLERQDIFRTQLRALLRASVYGNLRIMFPMIATLDEFRQAKALLLEEKEKLVSEGVSVSDTIQLGIMVEIPSTAVLADQFAKEVDFFSIGTNDLIQYTMAADRMNERVSYLYQPYNPSILRLVKMVIDAAHKEGRWVGMCGEMAGDATAIPLLLGLGLDEFSMSATSILPARSQISKLSKGDMENLAAQALQMSTAQEVVQLVRNINA; from the coding sequence ATGCTTAAGATAGATGGAATTGCTGCATCGCCAGGTGTAGCTATTGCTTCTGCCTTCAGATTGGAGGATCCAGATTTCACGGTGAACCGCCGTGAAGTCTTGGACCCGGAAGCCGAACTTATCCGGTTGGATGAAGCTCTAGCGAAATCAGAGAAAGAGCTTGAAGCGATTAAGGAACGTACGCTTCAAGAGCTTGGTGAGAAGAAAGCAGAAATATTTGAATCTCATTTGCTCATATTGAGTGACCCTGAACTACTTACACCGGTCCGTGATAAAATCTCCACTGAGAAGATTTGTGCAGAATATGCACTGAACGAAACCGCCCAAGAGTTCATTTCTATGTTCGAGAACATGAAGAGTGATTACCTTAAAGAACGTGCCGCAGACATGCGTGATGTAACGAAACGTGTATTAATTCATCTGCTAGAACTTACGTATGTGAATCCAACGGATATCGATCAAGAGGTTGTTGTCATTGCCGAGGATTTAACTCCATCGGATACAGCGCAATTAAACCGCAAATATGTAAAAGGATTTGCGACAAATATCGGAGGTAGAACCTCTCACTCAGCCATTATGGCTCGGTCATTGGAGATCCCTGCTGTTGTAGGAACCAAGGAAGTCATGAGCCAAGTGAAGAGTGGTGATCTGATTATTGTCGATGGATTGGATGGCACCGTTATAATTAATCCTACTCCAGACTTGGTAGAAGAGTATAAAGCAAAAAGAGAACAGCATTTACAGAAAATTGAGGAATGGAAGAAGCTTCGTGAAGTGCCGACTATTTCAACGGACGGTGTACATGTTGAACTTGCCGCGAACATTGGAACTCCAAATGATGTCACAGGGGTTCTAGAGAATGGTGGCGAAGGGGTAGGACTATACCGTACGGAGTTCTTATATATGGGACGTACTGAATTACCTTCGGAGGAAGTTCAATTTAATTCGTACAAAACAGTGCTTGAGAAAATGGATGGCAAACCTGTTGTCGTACGGACGCTCGACATCGGTGGCGATAAAGAGCTGTCATATCTCGAGATGCCAAAGGAAATGAATCCGTTTCTCGGTTTCCGTGCTGTTCGGCTATGTCTAGAACGCCAAGACATTTTCCGCACGCAGCTTCGTGCATTGCTTCGGGCGAGTGTATATGGAAATCTGCGCATTATGTTCCCGATGATCGCTACGCTTGATGAATTTAGGCAAGCAAAAGCTTTGCTATTGGAGGAGAAAGAGAAGTTGGTAAGCGAAGGAGTATCTGTCTCTGATACGATCCAACTTGGAATCATGGTTGAAATTCCTTCAACAGCTGTGCTCGCAGATCAATTTGCTAAAGAAGTCGATTTCTTCAGTATTGGTACAAATGATCTTATTCAATATACAATGGCTGCTGATCGCATGAACGAGCGGGTATCTTATTTGTATCAGCCTTATAATCCATCTATCCTACGCCTTGTTAAAATGGTTATTGACGCCGCTCATAAGGAAGGTCGCTGGGTAGGCATGTGTGGTGAAATGGCGGGCGATGCTACGGCTATTCCACTATTACTTGGCCTTGGCTTAGATGAATTTAGTATGAGTGCCACATCCATACTTCCAGCACGTTCTCAAATCTCCAAGTTGTCCAAAGGGGACATGGAGAATTTGGCGGCGCAGGCATTACAAATGAGTACGGCTCAGGAAGTTGTCCAATTGGTACGTAATATTAATGCATAA
- a CDS encoding HPr family phosphocarrier protein, producing MEKIFRITDEDGIHARPATALVNTANKFKGVESFAEANGKKVTLKSILGVLSLGLEKGDSITLSSVGENAEEALQALTDVMVKEGLGEVNA from the coding sequence ATGGAAAAAATATTCAGAATTACTGATGAAGACGGAATTCATGCACGCCCTGCGACAGCGCTGGTTAATACAGCTAACAAATTTAAGGGAGTCGAATCTTTTGCAGAAGCAAACGGTAAAAAAGTGACTCTAAAATCAATTCTAGGTGTATTATCCCTAGGGTTGGAAAAAGGTGATTCCATTACACTGTCATCCGTTGGCGAGAATGCTGAGGAAGCTCTTCAGGCGCTTACAGATGTGATGGTTAAAGAAGGGCTAGGCGAAGTAAATGCTTAA
- the ptsG gene encoding glucose-specific PTS transporter subunit IIBC — MFKRLFGVLQRVGKALMLPVALLPAAGLLLGIGNMLVSPEFLDLVPVLDNQTVSAVATVMMNAGQIVFTNLALLFAVGVAVGLAGGEGVAGLAAIIGYLVMNVTMGTVIGVTPAMIGTDPAYADVLGIPTLATGVFGGIIVGVLAASMYNRFFKIELPSYLGFFAGKRFVPIMTAATSVLLGLLMVIIWPPIQSGLNTVSHFMLEQNRTLSALIFGMVERALIPFGLHHIFYSPFWYEFGEYVNKAGHLVRGDQQIFMAQLRDGVEFTAGTFMTGKFPFMMFGLPAAALAIYHEARPEHKKYVAGIMGSAALTSFLTGITEPLEFSFLFVAPLLFAVHCVFAGLSFMTMHILHVKIGMTFSGGLIDYLIFGVIPGRTPWWNVIIVGLILAVVYYFGFRFVIRKFNLRTPGREEPEIEGDKGTNQEGAVTKDELPNNILIALGGKENIAHLDACITRLRVEVRDKGNVRKDQLKKLGASGVLEVGNNIQAIFGTRSDTIKTQIADIISGRTPEAAPVSTVDKAAVVEQEAAQDGEAIIKEDIVMPVNGELMEITKVPDPVFSEKMTGDGFAVLPHDGTICSPVYGKVFNVFPSKHAIGIMSDGGKEVLVHIGVNTVKLKGQGFHVLVKEGDLIAAGQPIMEVDLAYVKEHAPSIISPIIFSNLPEGAEVKLNKSGELGSGEGDIITIS; from the coding sequence ATGTTTAAGCGTCTGTTTGGTGTCTTACAAAGAGTTGGTAAGGCTCTGATGCTACCTGTGGCGTTGTTACCTGCAGCAGGATTACTTCTAGGGATAGGTAACATGTTGGTAAGTCCAGAATTTCTGGATTTAGTCCCGGTATTGGATAACCAAACTGTATCAGCTGTTGCTACTGTCATGATGAATGCAGGGCAAATTGTATTCACAAACCTAGCGTTGTTATTTGCTGTTGGTGTTGCGGTAGGTTTAGCAGGGGGAGAAGGGGTCGCTGGGCTCGCGGCCATTATCGGTTATCTTGTTATGAATGTAACTATGGGAACCGTTATTGGTGTCACACCAGCGATGATCGGTACAGATCCAGCTTATGCTGATGTACTTGGGATTCCGACACTTGCAACAGGGGTGTTTGGTGGTATTATCGTCGGGGTTTTGGCGGCGAGTATGTACAATCGTTTCTTTAAAATTGAATTACCTTCGTACCTTGGATTTTTTGCAGGAAAACGTTTTGTTCCGATTATGACCGCAGCGACATCCGTGTTACTTGGTCTATTGATGGTTATCATTTGGCCTCCGATACAGTCGGGATTAAATACAGTCTCGCACTTCATGCTAGAACAAAATCGGACCTTGTCCGCTTTGATATTCGGAATGGTGGAGCGTGCACTAATTCCGTTTGGTCTTCATCATATTTTCTACTCGCCTTTCTGGTACGAGTTTGGAGAATATGTGAACAAGGCGGGGCATTTAGTCCGTGGGGACCAACAAATATTTATGGCTCAACTCCGTGATGGTGTAGAATTTACAGCAGGCACATTTATGACCGGTAAGTTCCCGTTTATGATGTTCGGATTACCAGCAGCAGCGCTTGCTATCTACCATGAAGCAAGACCTGAGCATAAGAAATATGTTGCTGGTATAATGGGCTCAGCAGCATTAACTTCATTTTTAACAGGGATCACAGAACCACTTGAGTTCTCTTTCTTGTTTGTCGCACCTTTATTGTTCGCGGTACACTGTGTATTTGCAGGATTGTCCTTCATGACGATGCATATTCTACACGTCAAGATCGGCATGACCTTTTCAGGTGGGCTTATTGATTACTTGATTTTTGGTGTTATTCCGGGACGTACACCATGGTGGAACGTCATTATCGTAGGATTAATTCTCGCAGTGGTGTATTATTTTGGCTTCCGGTTTGTTATCCGTAAGTTTAACTTGAGGACACCAGGACGCGAGGAACCCGAAATTGAAGGAGACAAGGGAACAAACCAAGAGGGGGCGGTCACTAAAGATGAATTGCCGAACAACATTTTAATAGCACTTGGAGGAAAAGAGAACATTGCCCATCTAGATGCCTGCATTACTCGCCTGCGGGTAGAAGTGAGGGACAAAGGGAATGTTCGTAAGGATCAACTGAAAAAGCTGGGGGCATCAGGTGTCCTCGAAGTCGGGAATAATATCCAAGCGATATTTGGTACCCGTTCGGATACAATTAAAACGCAAATTGCCGATATAATAAGTGGTAGAACACCAGAAGCAGCGCCAGTATCTACCGTAGATAAGGCCGCGGTTGTGGAACAGGAAGCGGCACAAGATGGAGAGGCTATTATTAAAGAAGATATCGTCATGCCGGTAAACGGTGAGCTCATGGAGATTACCAAAGTTCCGGATCCCGTCTTCTCAGAGAAAATGACTGGGGATGGATTTGCAGTATTGCCACATGATGGAACGATATGTTCTCCGGTCTACGGCAAGGTATTTAACGTATTTCCGAGCAAACATGCGATCGGTATTATGTCTGATGGAGGCAAAGAAGTACTGGTGCATATTGGAGTAAATACGGTAAAGTTAAAGGGTCAGGGCTTCCATGTTCTAGTCAAGGAAGGCGATCTTATCGCGGCGGGTCAACCGATTATGGAAGTTGATTTGGCTTATGTGAAAGAGCACGCTCCATCTATAATCTCTCCAATTATTTTCTCTAATCTTCCAGAAGGTGCTGAGGTTAAGTTAAATAAATCGGGAGAGCTTGGGAGCGGTGAGGGTGATATCATCACTATTTCTTAA
- the glcT gene encoding glucose PTS transporter transcription antiterminator GlcT, with the protein MSNSLQVAKVLNNNVIIAKHPQHDEVVVIGKGIGFNMKSNDFVPLESVEKLFILKDQKEQEQYKQLVPHVDEKLIEVIGEVITYISRKTQTELNEHIHIALTDHLSFALKRAQQDLAIHNPFLFETKEIYTVEYELAQYAIDLIHRKMGVDLGEDEVGFVALHINSAMTNRHISEVRGQAELIADLVRIVEEELQFTILRNSLDYSRLLTHLRFAIERVRRGERVGEIHMLDTLLQQEYPSLYQIARKLTQVMQQRLNKTIYPAEVSYLTMHLHRVAPPHIR; encoded by the coding sequence ATGAGTAATAGCTTGCAAGTCGCTAAGGTGTTGAATAACAACGTCATCATTGCAAAGCATCCCCAGCATGACGAGGTAGTAGTCATTGGCAAAGGTATTGGATTCAACATGAAATCCAATGATTTTGTTCCACTTGAATCGGTAGAGAAGTTGTTTATTCTCAAGGATCAAAAGGAACAGGAACAGTATAAGCAACTTGTTCCTCACGTAGATGAGAAGTTAATTGAGGTCATCGGCGAAGTTATCACGTATATTTCCCGGAAAACTCAGACCGAACTGAATGAGCACATTCACATTGCCCTTACCGATCACCTCTCGTTTGCTCTCAAGAGAGCACAGCAAGATCTAGCTATTCACAACCCGTTTCTATTCGAGACGAAAGAAATCTATACTGTTGAATATGAGCTAGCTCAGTATGCTATTGATTTGATTCACAGAAAGATGGGCGTGGATTTGGGCGAGGATGAAGTCGGATTTGTTGCGCTTCATATTAACAGCGCGATGACCAACCGCCATATTAGCGAGGTAAGAGGGCAAGCAGAACTAATTGCTGACTTGGTTCGTATTGTTGAGGAAGAACTTCAATTTACAATTTTACGTAATTCATTGGATTATTCACGGCTCCTTACCCATTTGAGATTTGCGATCGAACGGGTGCGGCGTGGTGAGCGGGTTGGAGAAATCCACATGTTGGACACGTTGCTTCAACAAGAGTACCCATCTTTATATCAAATAGCTCGGAAGTTGACACAGGTAATGCAACAGCGCTTAAATAAGACAATATACCCTGCTGAAGTTAGCTATTTAACAATGCATCTTCACCGTGTAGCTCCTCCACATATACGATAA
- a CDS encoding flotillin family protein translates to MPDFLLIPVIVIVVILIFGLAFWARYKTVSPDEAMIVTGSFLGNKNISDDESGRKIKIVRGGGAFIWPIFQKAEFMSLLSHKLDVMTPEVYTEQGVPVSADGVAIIKVGGSVEDVATAAEQFMGKPIESLKGEAQEVLEGHLRSILGSMTVEEVYRNRDKFAQEVQGVAARDLKKMGLQIVSFTIKDVRDKHGYLEALGKPRIAAVKRDAEIAEADAVRDSRIKKALAEEEGQKAELLRDTNIAEASKEKELKVASFKRDQDTAKAEADQAYHIQEARAKQTVVEEQMKVELVRKEREIDLQGKEIMVREKQYDAEVKKKADADRYAVEQAAEADKARKMREADALQYSIETQARASAEQKRLEGMAIADAERAKGTADAEIIRLRGLAEAEAKEKLAEAFQKFGEAAILDIVVKMLPELAGKIAGPLSSIDKLTVVDTGKGEGAARVSNYVTELMATAPEMLKSVSGIDLEKLINGLTKGGKNLSTPSVPIVTSKNDPVVLDNAPIIIDKKVSKDESN, encoded by the coding sequence ATTCCTGATTTCTTGTTGATTCCCGTTATTGTCATTGTAGTTATTCTTATTTTTGGTCTAGCCTTCTGGGCTCGCTATAAAACGGTAAGCCCGGACGAGGCTATGATCGTCACTGGATCTTTTCTGGGAAATAAAAACATTTCCGATGATGAGTCAGGTCGTAAAATTAAGATCGTGCGTGGGGGCGGGGCGTTTATTTGGCCTATTTTCCAAAAAGCTGAGTTCATGTCGCTTCTTTCGCATAAATTAGACGTTATGACACCTGAGGTATATACGGAGCAAGGAGTTCCCGTATCGGCTGATGGAGTTGCAATCATCAAAGTAGGTGGCTCTGTTGAAGACGTCGCTACGGCTGCTGAGCAGTTTATGGGTAAACCGATCGAGTCGCTTAAGGGTGAAGCACAGGAAGTGCTTGAGGGTCATCTTCGTTCGATTCTTGGATCCATGACCGTAGAAGAAGTGTATCGTAACAGGGATAAGTTCGCTCAGGAAGTGCAAGGTGTTGCAGCACGGGATCTGAAGAAGATGGGACTACAGATCGTTTCCTTTACCATAAAAGACGTTCGCGACAAACACGGTTATTTGGAAGCACTTGGTAAGCCGCGAATTGCAGCAGTGAAGCGAGATGCTGAAATCGCTGAAGCGGATGCGGTAAGGGATTCACGGATTAAGAAGGCATTGGCTGAAGAGGAAGGACAAAAAGCTGAGTTGCTTCGTGATACGAACATAGCGGAAGCTTCCAAAGAGAAAGAACTTAAAGTGGCTTCATTTAAGAGAGATCAGGATACCGCGAAAGCCGAAGCAGACCAGGCTTATCATATTCAAGAGGCCCGTGCGAAGCAGACTGTGGTAGAAGAACAGATGAAGGTTGAATTGGTTCGTAAGGAACGGGAAATCGATTTGCAAGGTAAAGAAATTATGGTTCGTGAGAAACAATACGATGCAGAAGTGAAGAAGAAAGCTGACGCCGATCGTTATGCTGTCGAGCAAGCGGCAGAGGCGGATAAGGCACGTAAAATGCGGGAAGCGGATGCGCTACAATACTCAATAGAGACTCAAGCTCGAGCATCAGCGGAGCAGAAGCGGTTGGAAGGTATGGCTATTGCCGACGCAGAGCGGGCTAAAGGTACTGCAGACGCAGAAATTATCCGTTTACGAGGTCTTGCGGAGGCGGAAGCGAAAGAAAAATTGGCTGAAGCATTCCAAAAATTTGGTGAAGCCGCTATCCTTGATATTGTTGTCAAAATGCTTCCAGAGCTAGCTGGAAAAATTGCCGGTCCATTGTCGTCCATTGACAAGTTGACTGTAGTGGATACCGGTAAAGGCGAAGGAGCAGCCCGGGTGAGCAATTATGTGACGGAATTAATGGCTACAGCTCCTGAGATGCTGAAGAGTGTGTCAGGTATCGATTTGGAAAAACTCATTAACGGCTTAACTAAAGGTGGAAAGAATCTATCGACGCCTTCAGTTCCAATTGTAACATCTAAGAATGACCCTGTTGTTCTTGATAATGCTCCTATCATTATTGACAAAAAGGTGTCTAAGGATGAAAGTAATTAA